One genomic region from Candidatus Poribacteria bacterium encodes:
- a CDS encoding restriction endonuclease subunit M encodes MLTKADIEHEKLKVNSSFFKDALAPTREEAALLSMLDSLGKLPVGFNGELFITLLTHVNPKIRMLAAKNIGKLKDEKFLTELSRFASTEKNTFARREAISAIGRMRSEKAIPTLIQYLSDADPKVVLQALRGLLYFKEKPEVQTALDSLSEHPNELIREHLANEVKHKSARSQGIKKDQHHPSSPDSLKNVLVYADVQEALKIIPDESIHLTFTSPPYYNARDYTIYQSYEAYLEFLTAIFKETHRITKEGRFFVLNTSPVIVPRISRAHSSKRYAIPYDLHPRLTNIGWEFIDDIVWTKPDYAAKNRNGGFFQHRKPLGYKANSVTESVMVYRKKTDKLIDWNIRQYDDETVEASKVMGEYEKTNLWHINPATDKIHPAVFPAELATRVVQFYSFKGDLVFDPFAGSGTVGHVALTHERHFLLCEKEAEYVERSKQLLDAALFTHAKPRVLSLTDLKSELEERNKNL; translated from the coding sequence GACTCGTGAGGAAGCAGCACTTCTGTCAATGCTTGATAGCCTCGGCAAATTACCAGTCGGATTTAACGGCGAGTTATTCATCACATTGCTTACGCACGTGAATCCGAAAATTCGTATGCTTGCAGCAAAAAATATAGGCAAACTCAAAGACGAAAAGTTTTTGACAGAACTTTCACGGTTCGCATCCACGGAAAAGAATACTTTCGCCCGCCGCGAGGCAATTTCTGCGATTGGGCGTATGAGAAGCGAGAAAGCAATTCCAACCCTGATCCAGTATCTCTCCGATGCAGATCCAAAAGTTGTCTTACAGGCACTAAGAGGTTTGCTCTACTTCAAGGAAAAACCTGAAGTCCAAACAGCGTTAGATTCTCTAAGTGAACACCCGAATGAACTCATCCGCGAACACCTCGCCAATGAGGTGAAGCACAAAAGCGCGCGCTCACAGGGTATAAAAAAAGATCAGCACCATCCATCCAGTCCAGATTCTCTCAAAAATGTGCTTGTCTATGCCGATGTCCAAGAAGCACTAAAGATAATCCCTGATGAGTCAATCCATCTTACCTTTACGTCACCACCTTATTACAACGCTCGCGATTACACGATTTATCAGAGTTACGAGGCATATCTTGAGTTCCTAACTGCGATTTTTAAGGAGACGCATCGTATTACAAAAGAAGGACGGTTCTTTGTGCTCAACACGTCCCCTGTTATCGTTCCACGCATTAGTCGAGCACATTCCAGCAAGCGATATGCCATTCCCTACGATCTACATCCGCGTCTCACTAATATAGGATGGGAGTTCATTGATGACATCGTTTGGACAAAACCGGACTACGCTGCAAAGAACCGAAATGGTGGATTTTTTCAACATCGTAAACCCCTCGGTTACAAGGCAAATTCTGTCACTGAAAGCGTTATGGTGTATCGTAAAAAAACAGACAAACTGATCGATTGGAACATCCGGCAATACGACGACGAAACTGTTGAGGCGAGCAAAGTTATGGGAGAGTATGAAAAAACGAATCTATGGCATATTAACCCAGCAACTGACAAGATTCATCCAGCAGTTTTCCCAGCTGAATTGGCAACACGTGTCGTTCAGTTTTATTCCTTTAAAGGCGACCTTGTCTTCGACCCATTTGCCGGCAGTGGAACTGTTGGACACGTTGCCTTGACTCATGAACGGCATTTTCTTCTTTGCGAAAAGGAAGCGGAGTATGTTGAACGTTCAAAACAGCTGCTTGACGCTGCTTTGTTTACTCATGCCAAGCCTCGGGTACTCTCACTTACCGATCTAAAATCTGAACTTGAGGAAAGGAATAAAAACCTATGA